Proteins from one Toxotes jaculatrix isolate fToxJac2 chromosome 13, fToxJac2.pri, whole genome shotgun sequence genomic window:
- the cks1b gene encoding cyclin-dependent kinases regulatory subunit 1 translates to MSHKQIYYSDKYDDDKYEYRHVMLPKDIAKRVPKTHLMSETEWRNLGVQQSQGWVHYMIHQPEPHILLFRRPLPNPKS, encoded by the exons ATGTCTCACAAACAGATCTACTACTCTGACAAATATGACGATGACAAATACGAGTACAG GCATGTAATGCTACCCAAAGACATTGCGAAGCGCGTACCCAAGACCCATTTGATGTCTGAGACCGAGTGGAGGAACCTGGGTGTCCAACAAAGCCAAGGATGGGTGCATTACATGATCCACCAGCCAG AGCCACACATCTTGCTGTTCCGGCGCCCTCTGCCCAACCCAAAATCATAA
- the pbxip1a gene encoding pre-B-cell leukemia transcription factor-interacting protein 1 isoform X1 produces the protein MSDNSNSTGSSASSTNSWTLLSPEEAAVENVGPVDDGTESLGDVPSLSEEVAGAAAEFKPSDIPVETVLSEEGHQVCQETSPESSEGPIPSSPARMSPLPQNPLDPADLDLESQPPIIHDIDTSSPSDNEQLGAIPFVTNIDLGAPLDIPAAELPPSELEESCSAPLMTEIPVSTVFDTPADIGPISVSPPGESPVFTTELEVDIPTETITATDPSSHVDADVSFVPESKELPSSVLVTEDSTEESPALETVGSVEAGEEAAVEQEATELSETLTQDEREEEEEPSASFDLRDTSSFDDGLRRRNVPSFEAPRPRTSDEEDEDEEVEFKMPEKKEEKPWFSLNKCIVGALILLFLGSLFLSGFLSDLDYGDFDASELSDGEQSQDWLSSDPQDMKELLDKLTQENQQIALLEAQLQSQKEELDAALKAVAVSGDEKGKADLEKENTKLKEELLSLPELKKELESLRARVTELNQLTANQKMSVATPTSAPQPVDKDGQSKQKAAGPERREDINEGGRLKEELQKQKVLLEESRKRLEGMRKDGGGGKYVRDSLEEIQKKLSERVERWGKKKPQESKWKGNKGKNNERDHWKKQEKKEWRGEKEWKHSKEGGWKDKEDKKENEWKSQKQNSHKEAWRKHQDEWERKKDERRMDREERRKEKPWHSQPSKNPRHHSHHHHQHHHREPHQPHQHNHNDFWRDQEQKLRRNVHPQLGCSSVDNCASKEGLYAVELSEFEELLEGYLSKLEGSSSESKDKIRKLTAEFFEDGVFIHDRVLFSDFAEDIADILEDMVDILEGDGQKDNDSLEEEMEEFEREALWKFAATA, from the exons ATGTCTGACAACAGCAATAGCACAGGCAGCAGTGCGTCCTCAACCAACAGCTGGACCCTCCTCTCCCCCGAG GAAGCTGCTGTTGAGAATGTCGGGCCTGTGGACGACGGCACTGAGAGCCTGGGTGACGTCCCCAGTCTCTCTGAGGAGGTTGCAG GGGCTGCTGCAGAGTTCAAACCAAGTGACATTCCAGTAGAAACTGTCCTGTCTGAGGAAGGCCATCAG GTGTGTCAAGAGACCTCTCCAGAGTCCAGTGAGGGTCCCATCCCTTCCAGTCCAGCCCGAATGAGTCCTCTTCCTCAAAACCCCCTTGACCCTGCAGACCTCGACCTGGAGAGTCAGCCTCCAATTATCCATGATATTGACACCAGCTCCCCCAGTGACAATGAGCAGCTGGGAGCCATACCTTTTGTCACCAACATCGATTTGGGGGCTCCACTCGATATTCCCGCAGCTGAACTCCCCCCATCTGAGCTTGAGGagtcctgctctgctcctctcatGACTGAGATCCCTGTCTCTACTGTATTTGACACACCTGCTGATATCGGACCGATTTCTGTGAGCCCTCCTGGGGAGAGTCCTGTCTTCACTACCGAACTCGAGGTTGACATCCCCACAGAGACCATTACAGCCACTGATCCTTCCTCTCATGTTGATGCTGATGTGAGCTTTGTTCCAGAAAGTAAAGAGCTGCCGAGCTCAGTCTTGGTTACAGAAGACTCCACTGAAGAAAGTCCCGCACTAGAGACAGTTGGTTCAGTGGAGGCAGGggaggaggcagcagtggaACAGGAGGCAACAGAGCTGTCTGAGACATTGACCCAggatgagagagaagaagaagaag AGCCATCAGCTAGTTTTGATTTGCGCGACACAAGCAGCTTTGATGAcgggctgaggaggaggaatgttCCCTCTTTCGAGGCTCCAAGACCAAGAACATcagatgaggaagatgaggatgaggaagtGGAGTTCAAGATGCctgagaagaaggaggaaaagcCATGGTTCTCCTTGAACAAATGCATTGTGGGAGCTCTGATTCTGCTCTTTTTAGGTTCCCTCTTCCTTTCAG GTTTCCTCTCTGACCTGGATTATG GTGACTTTGACGCCTCTGAACTGAGTGATGGAGAACAAAGCCAG GACTGGCTTAGCAGTGATCCACAGGATATGAAAGAGTTATTGGATAAACTGACACAGGAAAACCAACAAATCGCGCTGCTAGAGGCTCAACTACAG TCTCAGAAAGAAGAACTCGACGCAGCACTGAAGGCAGTAGCAGTGAGTGGTGATGAAAAAGGTAAAGCAGatcttgaaaaagaaaatacaaagttGAAGGAGGAGCTGTTGTCTCTCCCtgaactgaagaaagagctggAGAGTCTGAGGGCCAGGGTAACTGAACTCAACCAGCTTACAG ccaatcagaaaatgtCTGTGGCTACTCCTACTTCAGCCCCTCAGCCTGTTGACAAAGATGGCCAGAGTAAGCAGAAAGCAGCTGgacctgagaggagagaggacataAATGAGGGAGGCAGGCTGAAGGAGGAACTCCAGAAACAGAAGGTTCTTTTAGAGGAGAGCAGAAAGAGACTGGAGGGGATGAGAAAAGATGGAGGTGGTGGGAAATATGTCAGGGACAGTTTGGAGGAGATCCAGAAGAAGCTCTCTGAACGAGTTGAGAGGTGGGGGAAGAAGAAGCCACAAGAGTCCAAATGGAAAGGGAACAAGGGCAAAAACAATGAGCGGGACCACtggaagaaacaagaaaagaaagagtggagaggagagaaagagtggaagCACAGCAAAGAGGGAGGGTGGAAGGACAAAGAAGATAAGAAGGAAAATGAATGGAAGTCTCAGAAGCAAAACTCTCACAAAGAGGCCTGGAGGAAACACCAGGACGagtgggagaggaagaaggacgAGCGCAGaatggacagagaggagaggaggaaggagaaaccATGGCACAGCCAGCCTAGTAAAAACCCTCGCCAccacagtcatcatcatcatcagcatcaccatCGTGAGCCCCACCAGCCTCATCAGCACAACCACAACGATTTCTGGAGAGACCAGGAGCAGAAACTCCGGCGCAACGTCCACCCCCAGCtgggctgcagctctgtggacaACTGCGCCAGCAAGGAGGGGCTCTATGCAGTGGAGCTGTCTGAGTTTGAGGAACTGCTGGAGGGCTACCTGAGCAAGCTTGAAGGATCTTCATCCGAGAGCAAGGACAAGATCCGAAAGCTGACTGCAGAGTTCTTCGAGGACGGCGTGTTTATCCACGACAGGGTCCTTTTCAGCGACTTTGCTGAGGACATAGCGGACATTCTGGAGGACATGGTGGACATTTTAGAGGGTGATGGGCAGAAGGACAACGACTCCCTggaggaggaaatggaggaaTTTGAACGAGAAGCCCTCTGGAAGTTTGCCGCCACAGCTTAA
- the pbxip1a gene encoding pre-B-cell leukemia transcription factor-interacting protein 1 isoform X2: MSDNSNSTGSSASSTNSWTLLSPEEAAVENVGPVDDGTESLGDVPSLSEEVAGAAAEFKPSDIPVETVLSEEGHQVCQETSPESSEGPIPSSPARMSPLPQNPLDPADLDLESQPPIIHDIDTSSPSDNEQLGAIPFVTNIDLGAPLDIPAAELPPSELEESCSAPLMTEIPVSTVFDTPADIGPISVSPPGESPVFTTELEVDIPTETITATDPSSHVDADVSFVPESKELPSSVLVTEDSTEESPALETVGSVEAGEEAAVEQEATELSETLTQDEREEEEEPSASFDLRDTSSFDDGLRRRNVPSFEAPRPRTSDEEDEDEEVEFKMPEKKEEKPWFSLNKCIVGALILLFLGSLFLSGDFDASELSDGEQSQDWLSSDPQDMKELLDKLTQENQQIALLEAQLQSQKEELDAALKAVAVSGDEKGKADLEKENTKLKEELLSLPELKKELESLRARVTELNQLTANQKMSVATPTSAPQPVDKDGQSKQKAAGPERREDINEGGRLKEELQKQKVLLEESRKRLEGMRKDGGGGKYVRDSLEEIQKKLSERVERWGKKKPQESKWKGNKGKNNERDHWKKQEKKEWRGEKEWKHSKEGGWKDKEDKKENEWKSQKQNSHKEAWRKHQDEWERKKDERRMDREERRKEKPWHSQPSKNPRHHSHHHHQHHHREPHQPHQHNHNDFWRDQEQKLRRNVHPQLGCSSVDNCASKEGLYAVELSEFEELLEGYLSKLEGSSSESKDKIRKLTAEFFEDGVFIHDRVLFSDFAEDIADILEDMVDILEGDGQKDNDSLEEEMEEFEREALWKFAATA; the protein is encoded by the exons ATGTCTGACAACAGCAATAGCACAGGCAGCAGTGCGTCCTCAACCAACAGCTGGACCCTCCTCTCCCCCGAG GAAGCTGCTGTTGAGAATGTCGGGCCTGTGGACGACGGCACTGAGAGCCTGGGTGACGTCCCCAGTCTCTCTGAGGAGGTTGCAG GGGCTGCTGCAGAGTTCAAACCAAGTGACATTCCAGTAGAAACTGTCCTGTCTGAGGAAGGCCATCAG GTGTGTCAAGAGACCTCTCCAGAGTCCAGTGAGGGTCCCATCCCTTCCAGTCCAGCCCGAATGAGTCCTCTTCCTCAAAACCCCCTTGACCCTGCAGACCTCGACCTGGAGAGTCAGCCTCCAATTATCCATGATATTGACACCAGCTCCCCCAGTGACAATGAGCAGCTGGGAGCCATACCTTTTGTCACCAACATCGATTTGGGGGCTCCACTCGATATTCCCGCAGCTGAACTCCCCCCATCTGAGCTTGAGGagtcctgctctgctcctctcatGACTGAGATCCCTGTCTCTACTGTATTTGACACACCTGCTGATATCGGACCGATTTCTGTGAGCCCTCCTGGGGAGAGTCCTGTCTTCACTACCGAACTCGAGGTTGACATCCCCACAGAGACCATTACAGCCACTGATCCTTCCTCTCATGTTGATGCTGATGTGAGCTTTGTTCCAGAAAGTAAAGAGCTGCCGAGCTCAGTCTTGGTTACAGAAGACTCCACTGAAGAAAGTCCCGCACTAGAGACAGTTGGTTCAGTGGAGGCAGGggaggaggcagcagtggaACAGGAGGCAACAGAGCTGTCTGAGACATTGACCCAggatgagagagaagaagaagaag AGCCATCAGCTAGTTTTGATTTGCGCGACACAAGCAGCTTTGATGAcgggctgaggaggaggaatgttCCCTCTTTCGAGGCTCCAAGACCAAGAACATcagatgaggaagatgaggatgaggaagtGGAGTTCAAGATGCctgagaagaaggaggaaaagcCATGGTTCTCCTTGAACAAATGCATTGTGGGAGCTCTGATTCTGCTCTTTTTAGGTTCCCTCTTCCTTTCAG GTGACTTTGACGCCTCTGAACTGAGTGATGGAGAACAAAGCCAG GACTGGCTTAGCAGTGATCCACAGGATATGAAAGAGTTATTGGATAAACTGACACAGGAAAACCAACAAATCGCGCTGCTAGAGGCTCAACTACAG TCTCAGAAAGAAGAACTCGACGCAGCACTGAAGGCAGTAGCAGTGAGTGGTGATGAAAAAGGTAAAGCAGatcttgaaaaagaaaatacaaagttGAAGGAGGAGCTGTTGTCTCTCCCtgaactgaagaaagagctggAGAGTCTGAGGGCCAGGGTAACTGAACTCAACCAGCTTACAG ccaatcagaaaatgtCTGTGGCTACTCCTACTTCAGCCCCTCAGCCTGTTGACAAAGATGGCCAGAGTAAGCAGAAAGCAGCTGgacctgagaggagagaggacataAATGAGGGAGGCAGGCTGAAGGAGGAACTCCAGAAACAGAAGGTTCTTTTAGAGGAGAGCAGAAAGAGACTGGAGGGGATGAGAAAAGATGGAGGTGGTGGGAAATATGTCAGGGACAGTTTGGAGGAGATCCAGAAGAAGCTCTCTGAACGAGTTGAGAGGTGGGGGAAGAAGAAGCCACAAGAGTCCAAATGGAAAGGGAACAAGGGCAAAAACAATGAGCGGGACCACtggaagaaacaagaaaagaaagagtggagaggagagaaagagtggaagCACAGCAAAGAGGGAGGGTGGAAGGACAAAGAAGATAAGAAGGAAAATGAATGGAAGTCTCAGAAGCAAAACTCTCACAAAGAGGCCTGGAGGAAACACCAGGACGagtgggagaggaagaaggacgAGCGCAGaatggacagagaggagaggaggaaggagaaaccATGGCACAGCCAGCCTAGTAAAAACCCTCGCCAccacagtcatcatcatcatcagcatcaccatCGTGAGCCCCACCAGCCTCATCAGCACAACCACAACGATTTCTGGAGAGACCAGGAGCAGAAACTCCGGCGCAACGTCCACCCCCAGCtgggctgcagctctgtggacaACTGCGCCAGCAAGGAGGGGCTCTATGCAGTGGAGCTGTCTGAGTTTGAGGAACTGCTGGAGGGCTACCTGAGCAAGCTTGAAGGATCTTCATCCGAGAGCAAGGACAAGATCCGAAAGCTGACTGCAGAGTTCTTCGAGGACGGCGTGTTTATCCACGACAGGGTCCTTTTCAGCGACTTTGCTGAGGACATAGCGGACATTCTGGAGGACATGGTGGACATTTTAGAGGGTGATGGGCAGAAGGACAACGACTCCCTggaggaggaaatggaggaaTTTGAACGAGAAGCCCTCTGGAAGTTTGCCGCCACAGCTTAA
- the s100a11 gene encoding protein S100-A11 — translation MMSAWRDKVLGTCCNAPDGISTQQFFARTIMEAAISTLVTQFKTYAGKDGSASTLSKDEFHNLVTSQLPNYVKNSGDAAAIDQLMGSLDENNDGELTFSEFWQLIGKLASKQGGFSQ, via the exons ATGATGTCAGCGTGGAGGGACAAGGTTCTTGGTACCTGCTGTAACGCACCAGACGGTATCTCAACACAACAG TTCTTTGCACGAACCATCATGGAAGCTGCCATCTCCACCCTCGTCACCCAGTTCAAGACGTATGCTGGGAAAGATGGATCCGCCAGCACCCTGAGCAAAGACGAATTCCACAACCTGGTGACTTCTCAGCTCCCCAACTATGTCAAG AACTCCGGCGATGCTGCGGCGATTGACCAGCTCATGGGCTCGCTGGATGAAAACAACGACGGGGAACTGACTTTCTCGGAGTTCTGGCAGCTGATTGGAAAACTGGCGAGCAAACAGGGTGGCTTCAGTCAGTAG
- the s100u gene encoding S100 calcium binding protein U → MENAIQTLVKVFLKSGKGKESLGKKEFQTLVKSQLSNILTDTDSNEAVSNMGKELDANQDGKVGFEEYMKLVGYLAVSLSEQNVLAKEEPAQNSASGQVAQSTPAKEEEKPEAKEEAKPEANEEPKAEATAEVKVEPSADGKVEVKVEVKAEGETQPKEEPTAAAVVVAAAEAVKGEEKVEETKKVEEAAEKPAAAVEENAEKKTEEATS, encoded by the exons ATGGAGAATGCCATTCAGACCCTGGTGAAGGTCTTCCTGAAGTCGGGCAAGGGAAAGGAGAGTCTAGGAAAGAAAGAATTCCAGACTCTTGTCAAGTCGCAGCTCAGCAACATCCTCACG GACACAGACAGCAATGAGGCGGTCAGCAACATGGGAAAGGAACTGGATGCAAACCAGGATGGCAAGGTTGGCTTTGAGGAGTACATGAAGCTGGTCGGCTACCTGGCGGTCTCGCTCAGCGAGCAGAATGTCCTTGCCAAAGAAGAGCCAGCCCAGAATTCTGCATCCGGACAAGTGGCACAAAGCACCCCtgccaaagaggaggagaagccaGAGGCAAAGGAGGAAGCAAAGCCAGAAGCAAATGAAGAGCCGAAGGCAGAAGCAACTGCTGAAGTAAAGGTAGAACCAAGTGCAGATGGAAAGGTGGAAGTAAAGGTAGAAGtaaaggcagagggagagacgcAGCCAAAGGAGGAaccgacagcagcagcagtagtggtggcagcagcagaggcggtgaaaggagaggagaaggtggaggaaacaaaaaaggtggaggaggctgcagagaagccagctgcagctgtggaggaaaacgcggagaagaagacagaggaggcaacCTCATAG
- the s100s gene encoding S100 calcium binding protein S isoform X1: MPDTIMSKEPSSNLESAMQMLIKTFHKYSGKEGDKYTLSRGELKELLLEELGSYLGSSKDNEAVEKVMNDLDANNDGEVDFTEFIILMGALTVACNDFFLEYKTDDKPKDGSKGESAEKKD, encoded by the exons ATGCCGGACACAAT CATGTCCAAGGAGCCCAGTTCCAACCTGGAGAGTGCCATGCAGATGCTCATAAAGACCTTCCACAAATATTCAGGGAAGGAGGGCGACAAGTACACGCTGAGCAGAGGCGAACTGAAGGAGCTGCTACTAGAGGAGCTGGGGAGTTACTTAGGG AGCTCCAAAGATAATGAGGCGGTTGAGAAGGTGATGAACGACTTGGACGCCAACAATGATGGGGAGGTGGACTTCACCGAGTTCATCATTCTGATGGGCGCCCTCACAGTTGCCTGCAACGACTTCTTCCTGGAGTACAAAACAGATGACAAACCAAAAGATGGAAGCAAAGGCGAGTCGGCGGAGAAGAAAGACTGA
- the s100s gene encoding S100 calcium binding protein S isoform X2, translating into MSKEPSSNLESAMQMLIKTFHKYSGKEGDKYTLSRGELKELLLEELGSYLGSSKDNEAVEKVMNDLDANNDGEVDFTEFIILMGALTVACNDFFLEYKTDDKPKDGSKGESAEKKD; encoded by the exons ATGTCCAAGGAGCCCAGTTCCAACCTGGAGAGTGCCATGCAGATGCTCATAAAGACCTTCCACAAATATTCAGGGAAGGAGGGCGACAAGTACACGCTGAGCAGAGGCGAACTGAAGGAGCTGCTACTAGAGGAGCTGGGGAGTTACTTAGGG AGCTCCAAAGATAATGAGGCGGTTGAGAAGGTGATGAACGACTTGGACGCCAACAATGATGGGGAGGTGGACTTCACCGAGTTCATCATTCTGATGGGCGCCCTCACAGTTGCCTGCAACGACTTCTTCCTGGAGTACAAAACAGATGACAAACCAAAAGATGGAAGCAAAGGCGAGTCGGCGGAGAAGAAAGACTGA